The genomic segment CAGCCTCAATTTCAGTCTCCTCTGTTGTTTCCGTCTCTCCTTCTGAAAATGGAGGCGGTTGGGAGACCTCTTCTTCAGAAGAGATAGTAACTGTTAAGTTACCATGGGCTACCGAAACAGTAGAAATTCGGACGTTATGGCCCATTACTATGGTTCCTGTCCGTTCATTAACTACTACTTTAGCCTTCTTATCCGGCCTAACCGATAATCTATTCACCTGGGCTACAAAGCTTACTAACCTATCTTCCATTCGATCAGGAACTGATACTTTAATTCGACCAGGATCTACAGCCTGAGCAGCATTATTGCCCTCGCTATCATAGCCATACCGCTGATTGATTACATCCGCAATTCGCTGGGCAGTAGCAAAATCAGGCTCATCCAGTAAAAATGTAACCTGCTGCTGATCAGAAAAGTCAGTCTCAACACCTTCTTCTATCGTAGCACCATCTGGAACTTGGCCTACTGTAGCATGGTTCTTTCGGACTGAACTTCCTCCCTGTTCGGTATTAAAACCGCCAATAGAAACAGGTCCCTGGGCTAAAGCATAAACCTGCTGTTGATTAGGACCTAATAGCGGCGTCATCAATAGAGTTCCTCCCTGTAGGCTATCGGCATCTCCAATAGAGGCAACATTTATATCAATTCTATCTCCTACTCTGCCAAAAGGAGGTAACTCAGCTGTAACCATCACTGCTGCTATATTCTCAGATTCAACCTGGCTGGGATTAACATTAACCCCAAAATTCTGCAGCATATTGGCTATTGATCGCACAGTAGCTGCTGAACCTCCGCCATCACCGGTTCCATTTAATCCAACTACTAACCCATAACCGGATAGTTGATTACTTCTCACGCCCTGTACTCTAGTAATATCCTTTATCCGCACCATAGGGTCCTGAAATGTATTATCTTCCTGGGCCAACAGCGGCAGACTCAATATCAAACTGAAGCTTAAAGTTATAGCCAGAATAATAAAGGTTCGCTTTATATACATACTATGCCACCTCATCAAAAATAAGTAATTAATCTAGAAAAAGACATTCAATACTTTAGTTAATAAGCCCGGCTCCTGTCTATCTCCGATGGCTCCCTCTCCTACATATTTAATCTTACTATTGGCTATCTTAGTTGAATTAACAGTATTACTGATAGTAATATCTTCCGGTCTGACAATTCCTTCTACTTCAATCTTCTGCATTTCAGCATTAACAGTAATCTCTTTGGTACCTTCAATCTTTAAATTACCGTTGGGTAAAACTTCTGTAACCTGAACAGTCATCTGAGCAGTTAGACTACCGCTTTGACTAGTACTGCCGTCAGCTGAAGAGCTATCCTCCTGATTTAATCGGAATAATTTAACAAAATCCAATTCACCAGCACCAGGTCCTACATTTACTTCATTACTCTGTCCTGTTTCAGTACTAGCCTGTTGGTCAGCTGTTGAACTCTCACTAATCATAACTGTCAATATATCTCCAGCTTCTGCAGCCTTATGTTCTCCATAGGGAGAGTTACTATCTTCATATAATGAAGCTGCTAATAAAGGGTTAGCAGCTAAAGATAAAATAGATATTAATCCGATCACCAAAAAAAATCTAACAACAGTATGCTTCATAAATTAACACCTCAAAGATTTATAAATTTTTACAGAATTACCTTTACAGTCTTCTTGCCGATTACTTTAGCCATTATCTCCCGGTTGCTCTTTATATTTCTAACCTTAATATGCTCTCCTTCGGTTCCTGACTCTAAAGCAACTCCTGCTGTACTGACTCTAACTCTACCCACTACAGCTATAATCTTTACTCTATCCCGCCGCTTAACTAGCGGAGGAATTTCAATTAAATTTCTTGTTAAAATCTGTCCAGTATTGATACTTCGTTCCAATCGATAATTCTGAATAGAGTCCACATCCGTAAAAGGCTGACTATGTAGCTTTACCAGTGGCCTCTTCTCCCACTTAAACTGGTTCTCTGCTAAACTCTGGCGGCGTTTAATTGATTCTTGAGCAACTAACACCCTCTGGTAAGCAGTCACCTGGGCCTGAATATACTTCTTTTTAGCTAATTTACCGTCAACATAGATATTAACCGGAACTGCTGTCCGGCCTAATATTCTTTTGGTATTGAGATTACCGATCTGTAATTCAACTCCACCAACAGGAAGCCGCACTTCTCTATCCAGATTTTGGAGCTCAATCTCAATATCTTCGGCTTCAGCAGATAAATTCTGTTGAATATAATTTCGAACCTTCTCTGTTAACCGATCTGTATCCAGTACTTGATGGGGAGTAGTTACTCTAATCTGTTTAGGAATCTGATAAGTAATTCTGCTTAAATTAAATCCGGCTCTTTCCAGCGCAGAAAGAATATAATCCCGCTTTAACACGCGGGTATAGCCAGGTAAAGGAGACTGGCCTAAATTGATAGTCTCCATCTTTTGTTTGAATTTTTTCGGTGCTTCAATCTCCGCTATTTCTCCTAACTGTAGTTTTTGGCCTGCTGCTTTTACTTCATGATCAATTTTAAATCCAATTTTACTTTGAGCAGCAGCTGCACAACTAGTCATTAATAAAAGAATTAATAATAACAGAACCAGCCTTAATTGTGACAGCTGTCTCCAATTAACCATTCTATATCAACTCACTCTATCTTTTTAGATTATTAGCCTGCTGTAGCATCTGGTCTGAAGCTTTAATAGCTTTAGAATTCACTTCATAAGCCCGCTGCGCAGCAATCATATTCGTCATCTCCTCAACAACTTTAACATTTCCCTTCTCTAAATAGCCCTGTGAGATAGTTCCAAAACCGTCTTCTGCCGGTACACCAACAGTTGGCCCTCCTGAAGCAGGAGTTTCAGCAAATAAATTCCGGCCAATACTCTTCAATCCAGCCGGATTGGAAAAGCGGGATAGCTCAATCTGGCCTACTTCTGTTACCTCTTCATTCCCCGGTTGCTTAACCATTACTCTACCTTCAGCAGTGATACTCACATCAGTTGTATCTTCCGGAATTGTAATATCAGACGCAAGAGGATAACCATCTGAGGTAACTATTCGTCCATTGCTGTCCCGTTTAAATGAACCGTCGCGCGTATAGCCTACCTGTCCATTCGGCCTTACCACCTGAAAGAAGCCGTCTCCTTCAATAGCCATATCAAGCGGATTTCCGGTCTGTTGAAAGCTGCCTTGAGCAAATAACTTCTGAGTAGCAGCCGGACGTACACCGTGACCTACTTCTATTCCTGCCGGCACCTGTGACCCCTGATTATTGGGAGTTCCTGCTTCCCGCAGTGATTGGTACATTAAATCCTGAAAATTTACTCTACTCTTCTTGAATCCATTTGTATTTACATTGGCTAAGTTATTAGAAATAGTATCTATATTCAACTGCTGGGCTTTCATTCCTGTTGCTGCCGTCCATAAGGATCTAATCATTAGCACATAACCTCCTTGCAAATAAGTGCATCCCATAGATTATAGAACCGCTTCTATCACTCCGCGGCTCAGGCTTCTTATCTTCTAAGTCCAGCCTATAATTATAATCTACCTACAGAATTAACTGTCTTATCCAGACTCTGATCATAAGCTTTTACTACCCGCTGGTTTGACTCATAGTGACGAGTTGCTTCAATCATATTGGTCATTGATTCAACTACATTTACATTTGATGACTCAAGATAGCCTTGATTAATCTTGCCAGTAGCCATAAATTGATTACCTACATCCGGAGTAGCCCGGTATAGATCATCTCCTTCTTTAACTAATCCATCATTTTCAGCAAAAGTCACTACTCTAACTTGATCCACTACCTGTCCATCAACAACTAAATTATTCTGATTATCAACATTAACCTGCTCACCAACTACTTCCAAAGGTCCAGCTTGGCCTAAAACAAAATTACCATTTTGAGTAACTACTTGTCCATCCTGATTTAAAGTAAAGTCTCCGCTTCTAGTATAGCGAATACCTTCCGGCGTCTGAACAGCAAAGAAACCTTCACCTTCAATTGCCCAATCAAATGGATTATCAGTCTTATGTACACTACCAGCACTAAAATCAGTTACTGTTTCATCTACTTTAGCTCCTAAACCGGCTGTACCAATAACTTCTTTATCCGGCATTCTTCTTAATAACATTTCAGAAAAAGACTTATTTACTGTCTGGTCCTTTTTATAACCGGGAGTAGTAGAGTTAGCTAAATTATTAGTAATTATATTGGTTCTCTTCAATGATGCATTCATTCCAGAAGCGGCAGTATAAAGTCCTCTCAGCATAATTCCACCTCACTTTTAATCTACATACTTCTGCTTTCCTTATTCTCTTATTCTAGACATAATTTGAATTTCCTGTTTAATAGCAAAAACAATAATTAATCATTATTCTTCTCCGATAAATACTTCTCTTTAGTAGCCTGCCCGCCTCGAATATGCCGTTCGGCTTTATTATATTCTAATACCTTCTTTACTTTCTCAGCTAGTCTCTTATCAATCTTCTGTAATCTTTCTGTTGCATCTTTATGGATTGTACTCTTACTTACTCCAAATACTTTTGCTGCCTGTCGAACGGTCGCTCTAGTTTCATATATGTAATTACTTACTTCTAATACCCTCTGGTAAATATAATCTTTCATTGGTTTTGTCCCTCCTACCTATTCTTAATAAATATATATGTATATTTTTATAAAATATGTTTAAAATTAGGAGGGACTATACAAAAAAGCAGAGAGATGAATTATCACCTCTCTGCTAAATGATTCAAATGTGAAATTATAGATTAAGATGTTCGGTCGGATCTACCGATTCCCCGTCTTTTATGATACCAAAATGGAGAGTAGGCTCCATAACTAAACCTGAAGTTCCTACTTTCCCTATAGTTTGACCTCTATTGACTTGCTGGCCTTCCTTTAAATTAAATTCTTGGGCATGTCCGTAGATAGTCTGATGTCCACTCTTATGTTCGATAATTAAAACTAAACCTAAATAGTCATCTTCCTTAATTTTAGCTATCTTACCGGCAGTAGCAGCTCTAATTGGAGTTCCTTGGGCTGTTTGCAAATCAACTCCTTGATGGTATCGCCAATCTTCGAGCATCGGATGTTTACTCCAGCCATAAGAGCGGCTTACTTCAGCCCCTTTAACCGGCAGATTGAACTTAGGCTTTATATTTGCCTGTTGTACTACAGGTTCACTCTCAGCTTTCTCTTCACTCAATTCTTCTCTATTCTCTTTTTCACTTTCTTCTTTATTAGCTTCAACCTCTGTTTTTAAATCTGATTCTTGTTTCTCTTCTGCTATTGTTGGCTGTTTCTGTTCATCTCCTTTAATTTCCTGATCAGCTGGAATATGTTCGTAAGTTACAACCTCATCTTGTGATCGATCAGCTTCAGAAGCAGGCGGTTCAGACTGGGATGTTAAATCATTTAATTGAGGTATCAAGATAATTCCGGCTAAAATTACCACTGCCAATCCAACTAAAAACTTTTTGTTAGTTACAAGCCTAGTTATAAACTGCTTCCAGGAGAATTTATCAGCCAGTTTATCAATACTCTCTTTTAACTTTAGTTTAATATCCTCTTTGTCCTTTTTAATTGAGAAAGGAAACCTATTCTTTTCTCTCTGATTATCAGTTTGGTTATCTTTTTTTCCCTTCTCTTCATTATTTATATCATCAGACATCTATCTCACCTCCATCAATTAGTATCTCCAGAGGCGAGATAAATATACACTTATTTACTTGAATTCTATTTTTTATTAATGATTTAATTTTTTAACACTTACTCCTGAATAGTAATGTTTTAAAATTTCCAGATAATTATATCCTTCTTTAGCCATTCCATGGGCTCCATACTGGCTCATTCCTACTCCATGACCATTTCCAGTAGTAATAAACTTAATATAGTTATCTTTTATCTGATACCTAAAATTAGTTGATTTTAAGCCTAATCTCTTTCTCAACTCCCGACCAGTCATAATTTGAGATCCAACCTGAAGCTTTAACACTCGACGACTGGGGCTTCTAGCTAAAATATCTATATCGTTTACTGAAGATATCCCACTATCTACTTTACGAGCAAATTCTCTAAATGAATATTTCTGCACAAAATGATTATAAGGCGACTGCTCTTCATAATTACTGCTTACCGGCTGTAGATAAGGCACTTTTCTACCCCAGACATTTCTGGCTGCCGCTGTTATACTGCCGCTGGCAGAGTGATAAACTGCTGTTACTATTTTACCGTTATAGGTTAAGAATATTCCCTTTGTAGACTCAACGGCTTCAGATATCTTAAACCAGTATTCTAAATTTCCCCACTCCTTAAGCAACTCTTCTTTACTAATCCAGGCCTGATCCATATTAATATCTGTTGTAATAGCAACTTCCTTCTTTTCTGTCCCCTGTAGGCGGGATAAGATATAACTTCTTGCTGCTACAGCCTGAGCTTTCAATGCTTCTAACTCAAACTCAGCCGGCATTTCTGCGGCTACCACTCCTTTAATATATTCTTCTAACTCCAATTCTATTATTCGACCATTTTCCATCGTTAATTTAACTGTAATCTTTTCACTTTCGAAATCAGGCATTAGCCTACTGCCTATAACCACTCCTGTTGGCAATAACAGAATTAAAAACAGATTCAAAATTATAGTAACTAAGATCAGTCTCTTTATTCCAATTCCCCCCTAAATTAGAACTCACTAAACTTCTATGTTAAGAGAGACAATTATATTCTTCAACCAACTCAATATTAGCTCCAATTCCTTTTAATTTATCAGTAATATCTTCATAACCGCGTTCAATATGATATATGTTCTGAATTTCAGTCTGTCCTCCAGCTGTTAGACCAGCAATAATCAATGCTGCTCCAGCCCGCAAATCTGTAGCTTTAACTTGGGCACCTTCCAGATCTGTTCTAGCAACTACTGCGCTTCTACCGTCTACCTTAATCTGAGCCCCCATTCTTCTTAATTCATCAACATGGCCGAATCTTCTTTCGAAGACTGTTTCAATTACTAGATTCTCCTGGGTTGCTTGAGTCAATAAAGCCATAAATTGGGCCTGCATATCAGTCGGAAAGCCCGGATAAGGCATAGTCTTAATATCTGTCCCGGACAAACACCCTTCTGATTTAACCCGCACCTGATCAATCCCCTCAATTATCTCTACTCCCATCTCTTTTAACTTAGCTATTAGAGGACGTACATGTTCTACTAACACATTCTTAATTACAACATCTCCACCTACTGCTGCTACTGTCATCATATAGGTTCCTGCTTCAATGCGATCAGGAATAATAGTATAATCTGTACCGTTCAAACTATTAACCCCTGTAATCTTGATTATATCAGTTCCTGCTCCAGTAATCTCAGCTCCCATAATATTTAAATAATTAGCTAAATCTATTATCTCCGGTTCTCTAGCAACATTCTCTATTACTGTTTCTCCATCAGCCAGAACAGCTGCCAACATAATATTTATTGTTGCTCCTACACTAGGATAATCGAGATAGATTTCAGTCCCTTTTAATCTATCAGCCTCCAGTTTTACTAGCCCATGGTCCAGTTCAACATCTGCTCCTAAAGCAGAAAATCCTTTTAGATGTAAGTCAATAGGCCGATCTCCGATCTCACAGCCCCCTGGTAAAACAGTACAGGCCTGTCCATAACGGCCTAATAAAGCTCCTAAAGTATAATAGGAAGCACGCATCTTTCTGGCTAAATCACTATCTGTACTGTATTTATCAATTCCATCTGTATTAAGCTCTAATTCACTATCAGTGAAATTAACTTCAGCTCCTAGATTGGACAGGATATTAATTAAATTATTGACATCTTTTAAGTCAGGTATTCTACTTAACTTACTGCCACCCTCCCCCAATAAAGCAGCAGTTATAATCGGTAAAGCTGCATTCTTGGCTCCACTGACACTTATATTTCCTTCTAAATAATCTGTTGCTTCAGCTATTAATCTACGCACTAGATAATCTCCCCTCCGAATCACCATTTATCTACTATACTTTAGTTCGCGTTTTAGTTCTAATGTCCTGCTTCAAAGTTAAATTCGTCATTTGGTTATTCTTTACAGAAACAAGAAGTCCCAAATAATTTATCAATCCAGCCCATCTTTTTGAAATTAATTAACTCTTCCGGTGCTTTATCAGCTATCTCTTCATAACATTCCGTACAGATCTTTTCACCGGCCTTATCCAGCAACTCCAGCGGCAGGTTTAACTCTTTAAATTTTTCTTTTTTATCAGGTACTCTTATCTCATCATTATTTACTGCTTTATCGCTAACTACTACTAAACCAATATCTCCTTTGAAATCATCTGATTCTACCTTCTTAAAAGAGAGTCCATTTTCACGGGCTAAATCAATATATTCTTTGGCTGCTTGCATATCAATCTGTCGGTTAATAATCAACTTTTCAGCTTCTAAATCTTTAATTGCCTCTAATATTTCTGGATAAACTCCTGGTTCTATAATCTGACCAAAAGTTAAAGCCTTAATTACCCGCTCTTTAAACTCACCTAAAAACCGTCTTTTTTCACCCTTCTTTAACTCAAAACCGCCGTGGATACCGGCAGAAACTGTCTGTTCTAATTCATTCTTATCCTGATTTGAAATTGCTTCTTTCTGTATTTCTTCATCTTTTGGTCCCACTGTAGAATACCCCCTAACCTAAATATATAATATGTAAATTAATATTATAGAATACAAAAAAGGAGAATAAGAGATTTCTCCCTTACTCCCCTTGAACTACATCAATTCTATTAATAGCACGCTGCAACGCGGATTCAGCTCTAGTTTCATTTATTCTGGCTTCATCGCTTTTCTGCAGGCGCTCTTTAGCCCGTTTTTTAGCCCTTTTAGCTCGCTCTATATCAATCTCTTCGGGAAATTCTGCTGTATCAGCTAAAATATTTATCTGATCCGGCTTCACTTCTATAAAGCCACCGCTAGTAGCTAATTCTATCTCTTCTCCATCTTTTTTAATTCTAATCTGGCCTATCTGCAAACCAGTAATTAATGGGGAATGATTAGGCAAAAAACCTAAATTTCCATCTATAGTAGGAACAATAACCATCTCTACTTCATCGCTATAAACAGTGCGCTCAGAAGTTAAGATGTCAACCTGAACGGTATTCGCCATCTTATTCACTTCCTTCTAACTCTTTAGCCTTTTCTAATACATCCTCTATGCCGCCCGCCATGTAAAAGGCTTCCTCTGGAATATCATCATGCTTTCCATCCAAGATTTCTTCAAATCCTTTAATTGTTTCACTAAGCGGCACATATTCACCAGGAATACCCGTAAACTGTTCTGCAACAAAAAACGGCTGTGATAGAAATCGTTCAATCTTACGAGCCCGATTTACAGTTAATTTATCTTCAGGTGATAATTCGTCCATACCTAAAATAGCAATAATATCCTGTAAATCCTGATAGCGCTGTAAAGTCTCCTGTACTTCACGAGCAACATTATAATGTCTTTCTCCAATAATACCAGGGTCCAGAATTGTAGATGTTGAATCTAGCGGGTCAACAGCCGGATAGATACCTTTCTCTGTTAATGATCTTGATAATACTGTTGTTGCATCCAAGTGTGCAAAAGTAGTAGCTGGAGCCGGGTCAGTCAAGTCATCTGCCGGTACATAGACAGCCTGCACAGATGTAATTGATCCTTTATTAGTAGAAGTGATCCGCTCCTGTAGGGCCCCCACATCAGTTGCTAATGTCGGTTGATAACCAACAGCAGAAGGCATTCTACCAAGTAAAGCAGATACCTCGGAACCTGCCTGAATAAAGCGGAAGATATTATCAATAAACATCAATACATCCGATCCAAATTCATCACGGAAGTGCTCCGCCATTGTTAAGCCGGTTAATCCAACCCGCATTCTTGCTCCAGGCGGCTCATTCATCTGACCATAAACTAGGGCCACCTTGTCTAATACTCCGGATTCTTTCATCTCTAACCATAAGTCATTACCTTCTCTTGTTCTTTCTCCTACACCAGAGAAGACGGAGAAACCACCGTGCTCAGTAGCAATCCGGTTAATTAACTCCATGATTAAAACAGTCTTACCTACACCAGCACCACCGAAGAGACCAACCTTACCACCAGAAACATATGGGGCTAAGAGATCAACTACTTTAATCCCTGTTTCAAAGATTTCTGTAGAAGTTGACTGTTCCTCAAATTCAGGTGGATCTTGGTGGATTGGGCGATAATCATCAGCATCAACTTCACCCTGTTGATCAATTGTATCTCCTAATACATTAAAGATTCGACCTAGACAGTCTTTTCCTACTGGTACAGAAATAGGAGCACCTGTGTTGACAGCTTCCATCCCACGAACTAAACCATCAGTAGAGGACATTGCTACACCTTTAACTCGGCTATCTCCAACCTGATGTAAAATCTCTACTGTAACATCTATATCTCGTTCCTCATCTTTTACTTCAACAGCATCATAAATATCAGGCAAGTCATCAGCACTAAATTCAAATTCAACTACTGGACCAATAACTTCGACTACTTGCCCAATATTCTGTTCCTTATTTCCACTCATCATAATACCTCCTTCATGTCATTCAAACAATTAATCTAACGCTTCTGCTCCAGCAGCAATCTCAGTAATTTCTTGAGTAATCTCAGCCTGCCTTGCTCGGTTAAAGGACCGAGTAAGATCTTCAATCATCTCTTTAGCATTTTCAGTTGCTGAATCCATAGCAGTCATCCGGGCTGCAAATTCACTTGCTTTTGCTTCTAATAACGAACCGTAGATTAGGTTCCGTAAGTATTTAGGTAGAATTACATCTAATACTTCCCCTGGGGAAGGTTCATAAAGATAACCAGCATTTAATTCTTCCCCTTCTTCTTCATCCTTATCTTCTATCTTCTGAGGTTCAACCGGTAACAACTGTAATTTTTTAACTTCATGACTAAGCACAGAATTAAATTGAGTATAAATCAGATGTACTTCATCAAAAACTTCATCCTGATATAATTCACTAGCCTCATTACTTATATTCTGTGCTAATCCTATTGATGGTTTATCTTCAAGGTCTAAATACTCAGAAAATATTTCTAAATCATTTCTCTTAAAGTGGTTCCTACCATTTCTACCGACTGCAATCATACCTACTTCACTCTTATCTTCAACTTCCTCATCAACTTTTCTAGTAACATTAGTGTTGTAAGGCCCACACAGTCCCCGATCAGCAGTAATTACTATATACCCAATTCTATTCATTTGATCTCTTTTCTCTAATAGCGGATGAACATCTTCCCTAATTCTCCTGAAAGCACCTAATAAAGTTTGACGTGTCTTTTCAAAGAAAGGTTTGGCTGCTGTTGCACTTTCCTGAGCTCTTTGTAATTTAGCCGATGCTACCATATTCATGGCCCGCGTTATCTTTTTAGTATTTTCAACACTATTTATGCGCCGCTGAATCTCGCGCATAGTTGCCATAGCAATCACCTCACTTCCTTAAAACACCTAAGCTTAAACAAAATATTCGCTTCCTTTTTAACTCTATTTAAATTAAGCAGACTCTTTTTCAATTTCATCAACAAACATTGCTTTGAAATCTTCAATAGCAGCAATTAATTCTTCTTCTATTTCATCATCTAATTCTTCAGTCTCTTTGATAGTTTCTGGAACTTCAGCATAATTGCTATGAATAAAATCTATCATTTCTTCTTCAAATTCTTTAATATCATCAACTGGAATATCATCCATATACCCATTAGTTACAGCATAGATACTCAGTACCTGATTTTCTACTTCCATTGGATTATTTTCAGGCTGTTTTAATACTTCAATTATTCTATCTCCACGGGCTAATTTCTGCTGTGTTGCTTCATCAAGATCAGATCCAAACTGAGCAAAGGCCTCTAATTCTCGATACTGAGATAGATCCAAACGTAACGTACCTGCAACATCCTTCATGGCACTTACCTGAGCATCTCCACCAACTCGTGAGACAGAAATACCAACATTAATTGCTGGTCTTACACCAGAATGGAATAATTCACTTTCAAGATATATCTGTCCATCAGTGATAGAGATTACATTTGTTGGAATATAAGCAGAAACGTCTCCTGCTTGAGTCTCAATAATCGGTAATGCAGTTAAAGACCCACCACCCATATCGTCATTTAACTTAGCAGCTCTTTCTAAGAGACGAGAGTGTAAATAAAAGACATCACCTGGATAAGCTTCACGTCCCGGTGGACGGCGTAAAAGTAAAGACATTTCACGATAAGCTACTGCATGCTTGGATAAATCATCATAAACAACTAATACATCTTTGCCATCATACATAAATTCTTCACCCATAGCACATCCAGCATAAGGTGCTATATACTGTAATGGTGCTGGATCGCTAGCATTAGCAGCAACAATAATTGTATGATCCATTGCTTGATTATTTTCTAATCTATCTACTACCTGAGCTACTGTAGATGCCTTCTGTCCAATTGCAACATAAATACAAATAACATCATTATCTTTCTGATTAATGATTGTATCTATTCCAATTGATGTTTTACCAGTCTGACGGTCACCAATAATTAATTCTCGCTGACCACGACCAATAGGTACCAAAGAGTCAACCGCTTTAAGTCCAGTCTGAAGAGGAACCTCAACAGGGGTTCTCTCAATAACATTAGGCGCCTCTGATTCTATGGATCGCTTTTTATCAGTATTAATTGGCCCCTTTCCATCAATAGGTTCTCCTAAAGCATTAACAACTCTTCCAATCATATCTTCTCCTACTGGTACATCAACTAGTTCTCCAGTTCGTTCAACTCGATCCCCTTCTTCAATCTTTGTTTCGTCTCCTAAAATTACACAACCAATACTATCTTCTTCTAAGTTTAAAACCATACCATAAACACCGCTGGCAAACTGCAGTAATTCTCCAGCCATTGCTTCTTCTAAACCATGAATTTGAGCAATACCATCACCAACACTTAAAACTGTTCCAACATCTTCCGTTTCCAATTTAACATCATAATCTTCTATTCGTTTCTTAATTATTGAACTTATTTCGTCAGGCTTAAGATTCATCTTACCCCCCCTAACTTACTTGTAACTTTCTTAAATCACGACTTAAATTCTCAATTTCTGTTGTTAAACTACCATCAATTACTTTATTACCAATTTTTAATACTAAACCGCCTATTAAATCTTGATTAATCTCTATTTGTAACTCAATATTTTTCTCTAATGCTTTTCCTAACTTTTCTTTCAACTTCTTTTTCTGTTGAGTAGTCAATTCTATGGGCGATCTTACTTCTACTTCTAACTTATTCAATTCATCA from the Acetohalobium arabaticum DSM 5501 genome contains:
- the flgF gene encoding flagellar basal-body rod protein FlgF is translated as MLRGLYTAASGMNASLKRTNIITNNLANSTTPGYKKDQTVNKSFSEMLLRRMPDKEVIGTAGLGAKVDETVTDFSAGSVHKTDNPFDWAIEGEGFFAVQTPEGIRYTRSGDFTLNQDGQVVTQNGNFVLGQAGPLEVVGEQVNVDNQNNLVVDGQVVDQVRVVTFAENDGLVKEGDDLYRATPDVGNQFMATGKINQGYLESSNVNVVESMTNMIEATRHYESNQRVVKAYDQSLDKTVNSVGRL
- a CDS encoding flagellar basal body P-ring protein FlgI; translation: MYIKRTFIILAITLSFSLILSLPLLAQEDNTFQDPMVRIKDITRVQGVRSNQLSGYGLVVGLNGTGDGGGSAATVRSIANMLQNFGVNVNPSQVESENIAAVMVTAELPPFGRVGDRIDINVASIGDADSLQGGTLLMTPLLGPNQQQVYALAQGPVSIGGFNTEQGGSSVRKNHATVGQVPDGATIEEGVETDFSDQQQVTFLLDEPDFATAQRIADVINQRYGYDSEGNNAAQAVDPGRIKVSVPDRMEDRLVSFVAQVNRLSVRPDKKAKVVVNERTGTIVMGHNVRISTVSVAHGNLTVTISSEEEVSQPPPFSEGETETTEETEIEAEEEENRLIVLPKGSSISDVVKALNGVGATPRDTIAILQAIKAQGALHAKLETM
- the spoIID gene encoding stage II sporulation protein D, whose translation is MPDFESEKITVKLTMENGRIIELELEEYIKGVVAAEMPAEFELEALKAQAVAARSYILSRLQGTEKKEVAITTDINMDQAWISKEELLKEWGNLEYWFKISEAVESTKGIFLTYNGKIVTAVYHSASGSITAAARNVWGRKVPYLQPVSSNYEEQSPYNHFVQKYSFREFARKVDSGISSVNDIDILARSPSRRVLKLQVGSQIMTGRELRKRLGLKSTNFRYQIKDNYIKFITTGNGHGVGMSQYGAHGMAKEGYNYLEILKHYYSGVSVKKLNH
- a CDS encoding flagellar basal body L-ring protein FlgH, with translation MKHTVVRFFLVIGLISILSLAANPLLAASLYEDSNSPYGEHKAAEAGDILTVMISESSTADQQASTETGQSNEVNVGPGAGELDFVKLFRLNQEDSSSADGSTSQSGSLTAQMTVQVTEVLPNGNLKIEGTKEITVNAEMQKIEVEGIVRPEDITISNTVNSTKIANSKIKYVGEGAIGDRQEPGLLTKVLNVFF
- the flgA gene encoding flagellar basal body P-ring formation chaperone FlgA, translated to MVNWRQLSQLRLVLLLLILLLMTSCAAAAQSKIGFKIDHEVKAAGQKLQLGEIAEIEAPKKFKQKMETINLGQSPLPGYTRVLKRDYILSALERAGFNLSRITYQIPKQIRVTTPHQVLDTDRLTEKVRNYIQQNLSAEAEDIEIELQNLDREVRLPVGGVELQIGNLNTKRILGRTAVPVNIYVDGKLAKKKYIQAQVTAYQRVLVAQESIKRRQSLAENQFKWEKRPLVKLHSQPFTDVDSIQNYRLERSINTGQILTRNLIEIPPLVKRRDRVKIIAVVGRVRVSTAGVALESGTEGEHIKVRNIKSNREIMAKVIGKKTVKVIL
- the flgG gene encoding flagellar basal-body rod protein FlgG, which encodes MIRSLWTAATGMKAQQLNIDTISNNLANVNTNGFKKSRVNFQDLMYQSLREAGTPNNQGSQVPAGIEVGHGVRPAATQKLFAQGSFQQTGNPLDMAIEGDGFFQVVRPNGQVGYTRDGSFKRDSNGRIVTSDGYPLASDITIPEDTTDVSITAEGRVMVKQPGNEEVTEVGQIELSRFSNPAGLKSIGRNLFAETPASGGPTVGVPAEDGFGTISQGYLEKGNVKVVEEMTNMIAAQRAYEVNSKAIKASDQMLQQANNLKR
- a CDS encoding M23 family metallopeptidase; this translates as MSDDINNEEKGKKDNQTDNQREKNRFPFSIKKDKEDIKLKLKESIDKLADKFSWKQFITRLVTNKKFLVGLAVVILAGIILIPQLNDLTSQSEPPASEADRSQDEVVTYEHIPADQEIKGDEQKQPTIAEEKQESDLKTEVEANKEESEKENREELSEEKAESEPVVQQANIKPKFNLPVKGAEVSRSYGWSKHPMLEDWRYHQGVDLQTAQGTPIRAATAGKIAKIKEDDYLGLVLIIEHKSGHQTIYGHAQEFNLKEGQQVNRGQTIGKVGTSGLVMEPTLHFGIIKDGESVDPTEHLNL
- the spoIIID gene encoding sporulation transcriptional regulator SpoIIID yields the protein MKDYIYQRVLEVSNYIYETRATVRQAAKVFGVSKSTIHKDATERLQKIDKRLAEKVKKVLEYNKAERHIRGGQATKEKYLSEKNND